A region of the Chryseobacterium gotjawalense genome:
TCCTGTTCCTTTTCTAAAAAAATTTCATGAATGATGGACGCAAATAATACGACTGCGCCAAAAACCATAAAGATTGACAATATCATTTTAGGCGACCGACCTTTGAAAAAATAAAAATTCATCCTGTAAATTTATTAAAAAAGTTCGCGCGCAATTTTTTTAATATTATCGCTTTTTCCCATCGAGTAAAAATGCAAAACAGGAACATCAAATGCCAACAATTCCCTGCATTGATTGATGGTCCATTCAATTCCGATTTGCTTTACAGCAGCATTGTCTTTTGCATTTTCTACGGCAGAAATCAAATCTTCCGGTAAATCAATTTTAAAAACCTGTGGCAAAAGCTGCAGCTGCTTCTTTGTTGCGATCGGCTTAATTCCCGGAATAATCGGAACATCAATTCCTATTTCCCGGGCACTTTTTACAAAGTCGATAAATTTTTTATTGTCAAAGAACATTTGTGTTACCACATAATCTGCGCCGGCCTCCACTTTTTGCCTGAGCCATTTCAAGTCGTAATTCATCGACGGTGCTTCAATATGTTTTTCGGGATAACCCGCAACGCCAATACAGAATTTGTTGTTTCCGTCACAGATCTTTTCGTCATGAAGATATTTCCCGCGTCCCAAATCGTTCATTTGATGAACTAAATCCACTGCATTTTTATGACCGCCTTGTGTTGGTTCAAAATACTGCTGGCCTTTCATCGCATCGCCTCTTAAAGCCATAATATTTTCGATTCCCAGATACATACAGTCGACCAGAAGATACTCGGTTTCCTCTCTGGTAAATCCGCCGCACAAAACATGTGGAACAGTATCTACATTATATTTGTGCTGAATAGCAGAACAGATTCCCAACGTTCCGGGACGCATTCTGGTTATTTTACGCTCCATCAAGCCGTTTCCTTTATCCAGATAAATATATTCTTCCCGGGAAGTCGTGACGTCGATGAATGGTGGTTTGAATTCCATTAAAGGATCAATATTTTTATAGAGATCTTCGATCCCCGTTCCTTTTGTGGGCGGCACAATTTCGATGGAAAACAAAGTTTTTCCGTTGGCGTTTTTTATGTGTTCTGTAATTTTCATTCTTAATAGTAATAATTTTATTTTTTGCAGCTCTCCTTCTAAGCCAAATTCGGGCTCAGCCATTTTCTGGCAAATTCCAAATCGATATTTTTCCTTTCTGCAAAATCTTTCAGTTGATCCTCAGCAATTTTTCCTACTCCGAAATATTTTGCTTTCGGGTTGCCAAAATAATATCCTGAAACCGCAGCGGTGGGAAACATCGCCAAGCTTTCGGTGAGTTCTACTCCAATATTTTCTTTCACTTTCAATAAATCCCAAATGGTCAGTTTCTCCAAATGATCGGGACAAGCAGGGTAACCCGGAGCCGGACGGATTCCCAAATATTTCTCAGCAATTAAATCTTCGTTTCTCAGGTTTTCTTCTTTGTCATAACCCCAAAACTCGGTTCGGACCTTATAATGTAAGAATTCAGCAAAAGCTTCTGCAAGCCTGTCTGCCAAAGCTTTTACAATAATCGCGTTATAATCATCCTGATCATCGTAATATTTCTGGGCCAATTCTTCCGTTCCGAAACCAGTGGTGACACAAAAAGCACCGACATAATCCTGTTTTCCGGAAGTCTTCGGGGCAATGAAATCGCTTAAAGCCAGATATTCTTTTCCTTCAGATTTTTTGTGTTGCTGACGAAGTGTCCGGAAGATTGCCAATTCATTTCCGCGTTCATCTTTCACCTCAACATCATCATTTTCACTGGAATTTGCGGGGAAAATTCCGAAAATTCCTTTCGCCGTAAACAGTTTTTCATCTAATATTTTCTTTAATATTTTCTGTGCATCACTGAAAAGTTCTGTGGCGTGTTCACCAACAACCTCATCGGTTAAAATCTGCGGATATTTCCCGAAAAGTTCCCAACTTCTGAAAAAAGGCGTCCAGTCAACAAAATCAAGCAGTTCATTTAAATCCTGATTTTCGATGATGTGAATTCCCATATTTTCAGGAGTTTTAATTTCTTCGTTTTCCCAATCTATTTTGAATTTTTGATTCCTTGCTTCTTCAATTGAAACATATTCTTTGTCGGTCTGCCGGTTGAGAAATTTTTCTCTGAAATCGTCATAATCGAGTTTTAATTCTTCCTGATATTTTTCAGAATTCCTGTCAAGCAACTGACTCACCACTCCAACCGCTCTTGAAGCGTCATTTACGTGAACCACAGTATTTCCATATTTAGGCGCAATTTTCACCGCCGTATGTGCTTTCGAAGTAGTTGCACCGCCAATCATTAAAGGAAAATGAAGATTTTTTCTTTGGAGTTCGTCAGCAACATGAACCATTTCGTCTAAACTTGGCGTAATTAATCCACTTAAACCAATCACATCCACATTGTTATCAATGGCTGCCTGAATAATTTTTTCGGCCGGAACCATCACACCCAAATCGATAATTTCATAATT
Encoded here:
- the metF gene encoding methylenetetrahydrofolate reductase [NAD(P)H], whose product is MKITEHIKNANGKTLFSIEIVPPTKGTGIEDLYKNIDPLMEFKPPFIDVTTSREEYIYLDKGNGLMERKITRMRPGTLGICSAIQHKYNVDTVPHVLCGGFTREETEYLLVDCMYLGIENIMALRGDAMKGQQYFEPTQGGHKNAVDLVHQMNDLGRGKYLHDEKICDGNNKFCIGVAGYPEKHIEAPSMNYDLKWLRQKVEAGADYVVTQMFFDNKKFIDFVKSAREIGIDVPIIPGIKPIATKKQLQLLPQVFKIDLPEDLISAVENAKDNAAVKQIGIEWTINQCRELLAFDVPVLHFYSMGKSDNIKKIARELF
- the metH gene encoding methionine synthase gives rise to the protein MKYLKLSGLEPLIITPESNFINVGERTNVAGSKKFLRLIKEEKFSEALDIARHQVEGGALVLDVNFDDGLLDGKASMVKFLNLIASEPDISRIPIMIDSSKWEILEAGLQVVQGKCVVNSISLKEGEEEFKNHAKKVKRYGAAVIVMAFDENGQADNYDRRIEICRRSYDILFNEIGFPSEDIIFDLNIFPVATGMEEHRRNALDFIEATKWVKENLPNVSVSGGVSNVSFSFRGNDNVREAMHSVFLYHAIKAGMNMGIVNPSMLEVYDEIPKELLDLVEDVMLDRRDDATERLLDYSERVKSTKKELVEELEWRKEPLQNRITHALVKGTDRFIIEDVEEARQLSSRPLDVIEINLMTGMGVVGDLFGSGKMFLPQVVKSARVMKKAVAYLQPFIEAQKDQTQKTNGKILMATVKGDVHDIGKNIVSVVLGCNNYEIIDLGVMVPAEKIIQAAIDNNVDVIGLSGLITPSLDEMVHVADELQRKNLHFPLMIGGATTSKAHTAVKIAPKYGNTVVHVNDASRAVGVVSQLLDRNSEKYQEELKLDYDDFREKFLNRQTDKEYVSIEEARNQKFKIDWENEEIKTPENMGIHIIENQDLNELLDFVDWTPFFRSWELFGKYPQILTDEVVGEHATELFSDAQKILKKILDEKLFTAKGIFGIFPANSSENDDVEVKDERGNELAIFRTLRQQHKKSEGKEYLALSDFIAPKTSGKQDYVGAFCVTTGFGTEELAQKYYDDQDDYNAIIVKALADRLAEAFAEFLHYKVRTEFWGYDKEENLRNEDLIAEKYLGIRPAPGYPACPDHLEKLTIWDLLKVKENIGVELTESLAMFPTAAVSGYYFGNPKAKYFGVGKIAEDQLKDFAERKNIDLEFARKWLSPNLA